A portion of the Punica granatum isolate Tunisia-2019 chromosome 7, ASM765513v2, whole genome shotgun sequence genome contains these proteins:
- the LOC116215064 gene encoding uncharacterized protein LOC116215064: MGRMCGGRRLRRCASTTFLLCLVAFVLGSMAVTVIKWRRTSTSLAYLSPAAGTSCSSCSCQCAVKPGHLPRPSDCRETDPNMKKVLQHRISLLKEEIDLRVTVARESLKRTETAIEMSKKTSARFQNEAAKCRICVETCEEVRERAEAELVEERRLTKLWEKRARKHGWTNNSIIYVQG; encoded by the exons ATGGGTCGCATGTGTGGTGGCCGGAGACTGCGCAGGTGCGCCTCCACGACATTTCTGCTATGCTTGGTCGCATTCGTTCTGGGGTCGATGGCGGTCACAGTGATCAAGTGGAGGCGTACTTCGACTTCGTTGGCCTACTTGAGCCCTGCTGCGGGCACTTCTTGCTCTTCCTGCTCCTGTCAGTGTGCTGTAAAGCCCGGACATCTCCCCCGTCCCTCAG ACTGCAGGGAAACTGATCCCAACATGAAGAAAGTGTTACAGCACAGAATTTCTTTACTAAAAGAGGAAATAGATCTTCGCGTAACTGTCGCCAGAGAATCCCTCAAACGCACCGAGACAGCAATTGAAATGAGCAAGAAAACCTCAGCGAGATTTCAGAATGAGGCGGCGAAGTGTAGGATTTGTGTGGAGACTTGCGAAGAAGTAAGAGAGAGGGCCGAAGCAGAGCTCGTCGAGGAGAGACGGCTCACAAAGCTGTGGGAGAAGCGGGCTCGCAAACACGGGTGGACCAACAACTCGATAATATACGTACAGGGATAG